One stretch of Comamonas testosteroni DNA includes these proteins:
- a CDS encoding 16S rRNA pseudouridine(516) synthase, with product MQLQDMLYSQGFGIRRVCSGLVQQGWVELWNPQTSDWEKVLDSTEEVNPEGLRFRVQGVEWEYHALGYVLLNKPAGTECSQKPSAYPSIYTLLPAPLRQRPNKGAVQGVQAVGRLDQDTTGMLLLSDDGQFIHRMSSPKKHVSKVYRVTCKHPVDAKQIQRLLDGVVLDDDPKPVKAAACEQVDSHVLDLTLTEGKYHQVKRMIAAVSNRVEGLHRRRIGGLELPAELEPGQWRWLTADELELFKPGK from the coding sequence ATGCAGCTGCAGGACATGTTGTATTCACAGGGCTTTGGCATTCGCCGCGTGTGCTCCGGCTTGGTGCAGCAAGGCTGGGTGGAGCTATGGAACCCACAGACCTCCGACTGGGAGAAGGTCCTGGATTCCACCGAGGAGGTGAATCCCGAAGGTCTGCGCTTCAGGGTGCAAGGCGTGGAGTGGGAGTATCACGCACTGGGTTACGTGCTGCTGAACAAGCCTGCCGGCACCGAGTGCTCGCAAAAGCCATCGGCCTACCCCAGCATCTATACCTTGCTGCCGGCTCCGCTGCGTCAACGACCCAACAAGGGAGCGGTGCAAGGTGTTCAGGCGGTGGGTCGTCTGGACCAGGATACGACGGGCATGCTGCTGCTCAGCGACGATGGCCAGTTCATCCATCGCATGTCCTCGCCCAAAAAACATGTCTCCAAGGTTTACCGGGTGACTTGCAAGCATCCGGTGGATGCCAAGCAGATACAGCGGCTGCTGGATGGTGTCGTGCTCGATGATGATCCCAAGCCCGTCAAGGCAGCGGCCTGCGAGCAGGTGGACAGCCATGTGCTGGATCTGACGCTGACCGAGGGCAAGTATCACCAGGTCAAGCGCATGATTGCGGCCGTGAGCAATCGGGTCGAAGGTCTGCACCGCAGAAGAATCGGTGGCCTGGAGCTGCCCGCAGAGCTGGAGCCCGGCCAATGGCGCTGGCTGACGGCGGATGAGCTGGAATTGTTCAAGCCGGGCAAGTAG
- a CDS encoding DNA/RNA non-specific endonuclease, whose amino-acid sequence MLVIGSVACSARMPAPSAAASPASLIQVKNPTRSTQGFEQCPQFFANGKAPVLSDQPKLRALCYDAFAVLHSGQSKTPVFVAQRLNKALVADADEKRTNKFYSDARLPRDERAELDDYKRSGYSRGHMAPAGDMPTAQAMAQSFSLANMVPQSIKQNSGPWARIEKDTRSYAQRAKGDVYIITGPVFDAGAASVGHNQVRVPSFLYKLVYDAQSQRAWAHWQANDDAARVTEPISYAELVRRTGIEFLPGAALQASGKLQQTSMLPAQPH is encoded by the coding sequence ATGCTGGTCATCGGCAGCGTAGCCTGCTCCGCCAGGATGCCTGCGCCCTCGGCAGCGGCCAGCCCCGCATCGCTCATCCAGGTCAAGAATCCCACGCGCAGCACGCAGGGCTTTGAGCAATGCCCGCAGTTCTTTGCCAATGGCAAAGCCCCCGTGCTCAGCGATCAGCCCAAGCTGCGTGCGCTGTGCTATGACGCGTTTGCCGTGCTGCACAGCGGCCAGAGCAAGACTCCCGTCTTCGTCGCTCAGCGTCTGAACAAGGCCCTGGTCGCCGATGCCGACGAAAAGCGCACCAACAAGTTCTACAGCGACGCCCGCCTGCCCCGCGATGAACGCGCCGAGCTGGACGACTACAAGCGCTCCGGCTACTCACGCGGCCACATGGCTCCCGCTGGCGACATGCCGACCGCACAGGCCATGGCCCAGAGCTTCTCGCTGGCCAATATGGTGCCCCAGTCCATCAAGCAGAACAGCGGCCCCTGGGCCCGTATCGAAAAAGACACGCGCAGCTATGCGCAACGGGCCAAGGGCGATGTCTACATCATCACCGGCCCGGTCTTTGATGCCGGCGCTGCCTCCGTTGGCCACAACCAGGTGCGTGTGCCCAGCTTTCTCTACAAGCTGGTCTATGACGCTCAGAGCCAGCGTGCCTGGGCGCACTGGCAGGCCAATGATGATGCGGCCCGCGTCACCGAGCCCATCAGCTACGCGGAGCTGGTGCGCCGCACCGGCATCGAATTCCTGCCCGGCGCTGCGCTGCAAGCCTCGGGCAAGCTCCAGCAGACATCCATGCTCCCTGCGCAGCCACACTGA
- a CDS encoding RNA-binding S4 domain-containing protein yields the protein MSETESMRLDKWLWCARFYKTRSLAVEEIGKGRVTVNNANAKASREIRPGDHIHLRQGNIPREVIVRGLSGMRGPAPVAQQLYEETAQSIAQREQLAEQRRLAPEPAEALAAQHTGRPTKRDRREIDRVQRSSGWGDRWSASIDD from the coding sequence ATGAGTGAAACTGAATCCATGCGTCTGGACAAATGGCTATGGTGCGCACGGTTCTACAAGACCCGCAGCCTGGCTGTGGAGGAAATTGGCAAAGGCCGGGTCACGGTCAACAACGCCAATGCCAAGGCCTCGCGTGAAATCCGCCCGGGCGACCACATCCACCTGCGCCAGGGCAATATTCCCAGGGAAGTCATAGTGCGCGGGCTGAGCGGCATGCGCGGCCCGGCACCCGTGGCCCAGCAGCTGTACGAGGAAACGGCGCAAAGCATTGCCCAGCGAGAACAGCTGGCCGAACAGCGCCGTCTGGCCCCCGAGCCCGCCGAAGCACTGGCGGCCCAGCACACCGGCCGCCCCACCAAGCGTGACCGCCGGGAGATCGACCGCGTGCAGCGCAGCAGTGGCTGGGGCGACCGCTGGAGCGCTTCCATCGATGACTGA
- a CDS encoding sensor histidine kinase: protein MTASPGRTRPRTAWSLRRLLLTGILLPVLALIALNAWSLYQQTLTSLHTAYDRTLLASAKSISEQIGVTGYDDQAQLRAIVPYSALEIFEADNQSRMFYRVSTLDGQLISGFAELPVWNGRIPQRPPYAALVDFYDDEFRGHPVRVAVLLQPVASADGRGMAVIQVAETLELRESLALQILRDTLIRQALLVLVVALIVIIVVQRATQPIRQLSQDLQGRAQGDLSPLAAPEMPREVQPLLEATNQTMQRLQGLLSNQKRFVRDASHQLRTPLAVLKVQVQSAKRGDIPPAQAFAEIDDTVDRATRVANQMLALAKVEQLRQEDSNQNSAMLAQLDHIVRDVALELSPLIADHDMDFGIETQACCVAAHEWMLRELTRNLLHNAIRHTPRHGSLQVDVRARNGMAQLSIEDSGSGIDDELAQRLFQPFSAGNARSGSGLGLAICQEIVQTLGGQIELRNLHDELGRVRGLQALIQLPLHNGDTLDMDTALT from the coding sequence ATGACAGCCAGTCCGGGAAGGACGCGGCCCAGGACAGCCTGGTCGCTGCGGCGCCTGCTGCTCACCGGCATCCTGCTGCCCGTGCTGGCGCTGATTGCCCTCAACGCCTGGAGCCTCTATCAGCAGACCCTGACATCGCTGCACACGGCTTATGACAGAACCCTGCTGGCCTCGGCCAAAAGCATCAGCGAACAGATCGGCGTCACCGGATACGACGATCAGGCACAGCTGCGCGCCATCGTTCCCTATTCGGCGCTGGAAATCTTCGAGGCCGACAACCAGAGCCGCATGTTCTACCGCGTCTCCACATTGGACGGTCAGCTGATTTCGGGCTTTGCGGAGCTGCCTGTCTGGAACGGTAGGATTCCGCAGCGCCCTCCCTATGCGGCGCTGGTGGACTTCTATGACGACGAGTTTCGCGGCCACCCCGTGCGCGTGGCCGTGCTGCTGCAGCCGGTTGCCAGTGCCGACGGACGCGGCATGGCCGTGATCCAGGTGGCCGAAACCCTGGAGCTGCGCGAATCTCTGGCCTTGCAGATTCTGCGTGACACCCTGATTCGTCAGGCCCTGCTGGTGCTGGTCGTCGCGCTGATCGTCATCATTGTGGTGCAGCGCGCCACCCAGCCCATACGCCAGCTCAGCCAGGACCTGCAAGGCCGTGCCCAGGGAGATCTGAGTCCGCTGGCTGCACCCGAGATGCCGCGCGAAGTCCAGCCCCTGCTGGAAGCCACCAACCAGACCATGCAGCGCCTGCAAGGACTGCTGAGCAACCAGAAGCGCTTTGTGCGCGACGCCTCGCACCAGCTGCGCACGCCGCTGGCCGTGCTCAAGGTTCAGGTGCAGTCGGCCAAGCGCGGCGATATTCCACCGGCCCAGGCCTTTGCCGAGATTGACGACACGGTAGACCGCGCCACCCGCGTCGCCAACCAGATGCTGGCCCTGGCCAAGGTCGAGCAGTTGCGCCAGGAAGACAGCAACCAGAACAGCGCCATGCTCGCCCAGCTCGACCATATCGTGCGCGACGTGGCGCTGGAGCTATCCCCGCTGATTGCCGATCACGACATGGACTTCGGCATCGAAACCCAGGCCTGCTGCGTCGCCGCCCATGAATGGATGCTGCGAGAGTTGACCCGCAACCTGCTGCACAACGCCATACGCCACACACCCAGGCACGGGAGTCTGCAGGTCGATGTGCGCGCGCGCAACGGCATGGCCCAGCTGAGTATCGAAGACAGCGGCAGCGGCATCGACGATGAACTGGCCCAGCGGCTGTTCCAGCCTTTTTCGGCGGGCAACGCGCGCAGCGGCTCGGGCCTGGGCCTGGCCATCTGCCAGGAGATCGTGCAAACCCTGGGCGGCCAGATCGAGCTGCGCAATCTGCACGACGAACTTGGCCGCGTGCGTGGCCTGCAGGCGCTGATTCAGCTGCCCCTGCACAATGGCGATACCCTGGACATGGATACTGCTCTGACTTGA